The genomic region CGCCATCGCCCGCCTTCACCCAGATCTTGGCTTGGTCGAGGAACTTCATGCTCTGCGACGAAAAAGGGGCCGCGTGCGGCCCCCTTCGTCACCGCGCCCCAGGGCCGCTTCCGCCTATTCCGCCGCAGCCGGCAGGGGCACGACGCTCACATGCACGCGGTTGTCGCGCTTGCGCTCGAAGCGCACGCGGCCATCCACAAGCGCGAACAGCGTATGGTCGCGCCCGAGGCCGACATTGCGGCCGGGCTTCATCTTCGTGCCGCGCTGGCGGACGATGATGTTGCCCGCGATCGCGAGCTCGCCACCGAAGAGCTTGACGCCGAGCCGCCGGCCGACGCTGTCTCGGCCGTTGCGCGAGGAGCCGCCCGCCTTCTTGTGTGCCATCGGTCCCTCCTCAGGCCTTGATCTCGCCGA from Elioraea tepida harbors:
- the rpmA gene encoding 50S ribosomal protein L27; translation: MAHKKAGGSSRNGRDSVGRRLGVKLFGGELAIAGNIIVRQRGTKMKPGRNVGLGRDHTLFALVDGRVRFERKRDNRVHVSVVPLPAAAE